ATTCGATTTATACAAATTCGAATATGTGTATCAGCTCTTCTGAGGAGCGTGATAACTTATCTAATGCACAATACGTGAAGAGTAATAGATTAACTTGTCTTCAGAATATACACAACTGTCCTAAAAATAAGAAACGTAGTATACAAAAGGATGACTTAGATGGAGggatatataaattagacgatacttatattaaaaaaagaaatggaaaaaaggaatttgGTTCTGTGGGTTTTGAAAAGACAGGTAATAACAGTATATGTTATGATATGAAGGAAGAGGAACAAAGGGAAAGGAATGATAATAGACTTCAATGTGAGCTTATGTTGAGCGAAAGGGATGTAGAAAAAGGGGGAGAGGCCGAGgaagaaaacaaaattgtGGATTTACTAAAAGAGGAAGACGGCGAAAATGATGGGAAGATTgttaagaaagaaaaaaatttcggGGAAGTTGAAAAGCGCAATTtcgaaaaaatgaaagaactTGGGGGGAGAAGTGAAAACATGCGCATAGTAGATAATAATACTAACGGTAATAGTAATGTTAATAGTAGTggtaatagtagtaacaaCAGTAACAGTAGTAACAGTAGCAACAGTAGCAACAGTAGCAACAGTAGCATCAGTAGAAACAGTAGTAGcagcagtagcagtagtagcatCAGTAGAAACAGTAGTAGCAGTGgtagcagtagcagtaaAATCATCAGGAACAGCGTCGGCGAAGAGGAAGGAGGTACAGGAGTGAAGTGCCTAGTTGAGTTTGATGAGAGCACAGATTCGTGGAATGTGTTATGGGAGTATGGCAATTTTTCCGTCGTCAAATCATATAGTCGGGAAGTATATGGTGATAGTACACGAAACAGAGCCATAAGTGACCTTGAAATGCTGCACTCTATGTATGAGGATATAGTGAAGAATGATCCGTATATAACTAACGAAGagaaatatatacgtattcaAAGCTACATAAACAAACATTTTggaaagaaatattatttcattaaaatggaaaaggaaaaaactaaaaatgaGAAAGGGTTCTACTCTCATGGGGAAGAAGAATACCTAGGGGGGCGTAAACACACGAGTGCAGCTCCTGTAATACAGGATGGAAGAGTCGATGAAAAAGTAGATGAAAGAGTCGATGAAAAAGTAGATGAAAAAGTAGATGAAAAAGTCGATGAAAGAGTCGACGAAAAAGTCGATGAAAAAGTAGATGAAAAAGTAGATGAAAAAGTAGATGAAAAAGTAGATGAAAAAGTagatgaaatgaaaaatggtaTTGATCATTTTGGAGttgattataataatatatctgATACCATTAATGACATAAAATTttgtggaaaaaaaagaaaaaactgcATAATCCAAAATAACCCACTGAATGATTTTAGCAATATAACAGGGAAAAGTGAACAAATGAAATATACCAAGAGAACAAGGGTTAGAACTAATAGGACATACTCTAATAAGGGGAGTGGAAACAAATGGAATGAACAATATACAGACATTAGTCCTAATAGTAATGTATACTCACCATATAATTTGAATAGCGTAACATGTGCGACTAAAAGGCGAAGCAAGAGAAATCCACTTTTAAGAGAATCCGAAATGAAATTGAAAATGCTACAAagacaagaaaaaaaaaaaattgtagaaAAGAGAAGAGAAGCAAAACTGAAAGAAATGATTGAaaggaaggaaaaaaaattaaaaagggaggaagagaaaaagaagaagctTTTATTGAAAgagcaaaaaaagaaaattagggaagaaaagaaaagaatgaaaGAACAAGAGagactgaaaaaaaaagaagaaaagaacaaGCTAAAAAGATTAAAGCAAATGGGGAAAACTCGGCAAGTGCAGCAGTTGAGGCATCTGAGCCAGCTTCACGAACCGAACAATCCGAACCAGTTAAATCGATTAAAACCATTTACTggaaaatttacaaaatatcaTAGCGATTTCATAAAAAGTGATAATCTAATGAGCAACagagaaaagaaagaatgcTATCTTGACTATGCCAACCTGTTAAGAGAGACCTTGTGTAGAGAAAATGTTCGTAGTTTCATTAAAACGTCTGAGGAAGAGAACAGCAAAAAGAAAGAAGCTCTAACCAAAAGGGAGAGAGTACTACAAGCGCTAAATAAGAACAAGGGGATCCTTGTCAGTGGGGGTATATACCTTGATGTGAATTATGAAGATATTGAAAAGGGGGGCCAAAATTGGGCACATGGGCCAAATAGGACATATGGATCAAATTTTCACCTGAACAGGTCAGGAAACTGGATAGTCTCGTGGGTAATTTATGGAAGAAtgtacagaaaaaaattttcaataagGGAGTATGGTTTTAAGAAGGCAAAGGAGTTGGCGGAAAGGTACAAAAGTGAAAGGATGAATTACATAAGGTcaaatttttcttcatacaataattattattgtgaaattataaaaaatagagatGACGAAAAAGCAACAGGTGAAAGGAAGAATATGGAAAGTTCAACAATAGGAGGAACTAGACGTTGTGAGGGGAAACATAATCGCGTCAATTATCCGCACAATAAGCAGCAAGCTATTATGCTAAAAGTGGAGGAAAGGGAAAATGGCAAAAACAAATGCAGCACGTATGGTTCCTGTGGCAAATGTGAAGATCGTAACCCTCATGGATATTTGTCCACGTCAACGTCCCACTCAAAATTAATGAACGAATTGAAGTACTCACAACAAGTGATAAGGACCACTCCAGTGGATCCGATGATGTACTTTTACAAAGACTTATTAATGCATAGTCGTTTTGATGAatatctaaaaaataaaataatatggatacataaaataaatagttgggcaatagaaataattaaaaggagacaaaataatcaatatgtaaaggaaaagaaatattactCAGAACAAATGTATGGATATATTATAGGGAAATTTATAGCGATATATGAATTTCTAAATGCTaagcataaaatattacagaattattttaatgttcCTAATATACCGAATATgcaatatgataataaaaaaaatgcttgGAAAATATCTAGACGTGTCCCTAATcaattaaataagaaaaattattattttcatattagcATTTATGGATGGATTAACTCAAGGAAGTTAGCCTTGATTCTAGCCATAGATCTAAACCAAAACAGAGATATGCAGTTTGACCATTTCTATACAAAATACTATTCATCCAAATGTGAAAATGATCACTCGGTTAGACATGATTTAAATTGTTACGACTTTATACTACATGAGGATTTTCGAAGACAGGATGCGCTTTCAAACAAGTGCGACGAGTATGTAGCACATTGTGAAGGAGCTTCTACTACATTTGATAGCAGCAAACAGGGAATTACATAccttaagaaaaaataccaAATCAGTAGTTGTACAACGGAAGGTATTCTCAGTTTAAATAGCGGTATGGACACGGTTAATGAGGGTGTAAGGTGCCCAGAAGGTAGAGAAGAGAAAGAGATGATAGATAAGGTAAAGAAGCAGGAACAACATAACCATCAACAGCGGCAAAATTCTCAACAACAGCAGGAGCAAGGCAATAATGAGGATGATACCAGCACCTCCCAATCAAATGCTGATAAAACCACAGTCAGAGGGGCTTGGGAAAGAACAAGCGAAGCAGATAAAATGAGAGAACATAGAGAGGTCAAGTATAGTCATGATAAATGTTTAAGTAATTCGGTCAGAAGGAGTTATAGCAATGATTTTAGCGAAATTATCGAACATGCAGAGGTGTCCAATAGCTATTCGAATCGTACCATTAGGAGTCTTTCCAATCAAGATGTAAGACAACACACTAGTATGAAGAACAAACTTATCTGTGGAATGGATAAGGGAAGGAATCCTCTGAAGCTCAGTTTATGGAGCAAAAATGTAAGGAAAACAAGTAAGGTAGAAGATAAGCAAAAGGGAGATAACGCGGAAAAGAtaaattttccaaaaattataaaagacaGCTCATTCGAAGCCGCGAACAATTTGCACAGTGACAAAGAAGTGATCtggagtaaaataaaaagggaaaagagCAGAATATGCTATAGTGCAACCCATTCCACTGATGCGCATAAAAACAAACgaggaagaaaaagaaaaaacgagaaagataataatattaattgcCCTGACAACGAAGCGATACAATATGGAAGCATgagaggaaaaaagaaatgtatAGAATGCGAcgggaatatatatatgtcaaaTTTACACAATTCTTCTATGAATTTAAAGAAGTTATATGAACATGTTCATAATGAAAAGTATATTCAATTAAGGCAAATGTACTCATGCAATGATaatgatttattaaattttttatcgaATGAAGAAGACAGGAAActctttttaaaagaaaacataaatatagaaaCAGATGATCAGCATCTTTTAGTTACGATTTTAGAAGACTACTACTATGCTAACTTGTCTAGACGAATTTTCAAAATCAAAAAGAAACTCGTTGATTAATTTGGAAAGTAGCGCGATCGGGGCTCTACCTGCATTCTGGTCAGAATAATTATTCACCTGCATGTACCGCTGTTTACATCGCTACTTACACTTGTACCTACACCCCTATTTACACCTCTACTTACAGCGCTTTTCGCAGGGCTACTAACCCGCGCGTGTGTTCATACACGGGGATGCGCATTTATAGGCACACAATTCACATGATTAGCATACATCATTTCCTCTGAGTGGAACCAAAAGAAACAAGACACGCTAATGTTTTCATTTGAGCAGTATTTTTACCGTAATACTCGACTTTCCTcttaattctttattttaattttttctgaatTTTTCGTTcctataacttttttattttaaatttcatttcAAAGTTCATTcaactttttatttctcattttatttcatttttcacgTTTCCCCCTTCAAgttgttaataaaatgtagTTATCTTAGTAGGTTTGCCGTTCCCCTCTCACAGAGGTGTGTCTAaagtgcatattttttttccatcatcattatcacgtagtatacataaatttgtATACACTCACACACGCGAGCGTACATGAATAGGCTAACACATGTTGCTTATGCACTGAGCACTTTTGCTTGCTCGCAGCTAGCTGTAAGAAACATTTAATACACGTTGTGATGGTATATTATTAGGAAAACTACCCTTTAGGGAAATACAACTTATTCTCATGCAAATGACAAAAatgttttgtattttatttatttatatttttatattattatttttttatttttatttttttcgtatttgaCTAATATGTCATATGTGCTCAAGAAATATTATTCGCGCAGCATTcttcttccattttttgttttctataTTACTTTTACTGGTTTGTTTGTTAAGCGTTAAGACGCTAAAGAGTGTATGTAGTATGCGTATATAATGGTATGGGGGATGTGCGCAGAACGTATGGAACGCATGAACAGTAAATCGAATTATTCTCTGCCCTTAATTTATCAGTGTTTTTATTCTCATTTAATGCTTATTGTATAAATGTAGAACCTCTTAtattgtctttttttttttttttttttttttttttgtgcacTCAGTATATAGGAGGCGGAAGAAATAGCCTTCTGCATTTATGATTAACTTTTGTAATGAGTTTTACATATACCCGGACGTGTGTTTATGAACACACGCATACATGTGTACTCATGTacttataatacatatacatgcgtTCTTAAATAAACgtagttatatatacatagttACATATGGGTAATTATGTGtgcatgtttatatatacgttcatacatacttatatatttatcttcgTATCACACCTTGTGGTCGaaattgaaatttttatgaGACAGCATGTATTATGAACTTAGGAACTCATTtacgtaaatttttttagaagAAACTTTTCTCTAATTAAACCAAGTCTTCATTTTTTGTCagtgtaaaatattttactttattcgttctttttttttttattcattgtcccttcatttttgtatttttgttttttttttttttgtttttacgcTCTATCTACTCGTTCTTGCGCACCGTTcagaaagaaaaaacaacaaAAGGACAAGTAGACACATCATTTTACTAATTTGGAAAAcacttttaattaaattttcaattttacatGTTtgaaacatattaaaaaagaaaaaggaaaaaaaaaaaaaaaaaaaaaaaaaaaaaatctaaacTCAATTACATACAATAGGGacatttgaaatatataaagtcCCCTATATGATAACAAGTCTATTCTAGTGAGAATTTCTCGCTAGTAAAATTGGGCACAATGAattaatcattttatttgtacgtatgtaacacattttttttttttttcgaaaatAGATATACGCATACGTAtgcccatatatatatatatatatatatatatatatatattttttttttttttttttttttttcttgggCCGCataacatttaattttactcaTTTTCCCCCGTTTGTTATACTATTCCTTTTTCATCTCATATGCAATCTTTCTTATACTAGTTGGTACGGAAAAGACAACCCCTGTCTTATTTGTCATTTTCCCTTAAACATACACTTATTTGAAACACTccattattttgtatttgtgttaattttttttttttttttttttatttaaataaacattttccAATGGATTATTTAGACCAATTAAAGTATAGAGGAAAGTCAAGTCCATTTGAAGTTAgctttttgaatatataaaatcaaaATGAAGCAATAAGAAAGAGCAGAGAATTAATGTTGTAATTTACTAAAAAGAGATATGTCACACAATTTCTTAAAATGAGAGTTTTTCTATGATTAGTTTTTTGTCCAATCAATAGCTGCCAAGCATGAGGCAGGGACTAGATTTGGCTCAACCTCAACTacattcatttaaaattttccttttttgttttacatttttccttttttgttttacatttttccttttttattttacatttttccttttttattttacatttttccttttttattttacatttttccttttttattttacatttttattttttaaaaattttccttttctattttttcacaTTTGACAACGAGTAGAGAAAAATGATGCACGGCAGAGAGGAAGATGAGATGAGGTCcataaagaaatttttttgtaattcggaggattattttttaagagataatttaacaaaaaagggGAAGAAGAAGAGTGGAATGGAAcagaaaaatgaagaaaatgtgAACAGAAATTTTGGAAAGCATTTGAACAAAGATGTTTGTCTACTTACCGAAACAGCAAGgagaaaaaatggaaaaaggaGAATGCAATGCTATAAGGATGTGTTTGACCGACTAACAGACACTAAGTTCTACACGGGAACGCATAAAAAAAGATTCGACGATTCCAGAAATGGGGGAGGCACGATATGCTATGAAGAGTTGTTTATGGAGGATTACACGGACGATAATAATGATCACTACGTGGACGATAATAATGATCACTACATGGACGATAATAATGATCACTACATGGACGATAATAATTATCACTATATGAGCCATAATAATGACCACTACAATGGAAAACATTTGGGTGAGCGCTTAATGGGGGTTTGTAGAACAAGGCATGAT
The window above is part of the Plasmodium malariae genome assembly, chromosome: 10 genome. Proteins encoded here:
- a CDS encoding transcription factor with AP2 domain(s), putative: MYVQCHQKASPLNCDKERINDSARTNDRSGEKCKCIKKEASVRRFTYEKAKNEIEEAAVEAAVEAAVEAEVEAEVEAEVEAEVEAEVEAEVEAEVEAEVEAEVEAEVEAEVEVDVEKKNLRKKTKSMSIFHTFKREKNLIDKEKKANFKILPFPKEKIESVCNLNTSSSSDHTLNAKMIFTPNEDKEYHRFDFLLINSIGEEKKKDKYSNSEFFSSNYINRQNLNLYLNNSFYCSHYSEGHTSNDVFFKRKGSNRKNMKGVVWNNIKVVETEGKDISRSIETRTNLDKSVSSECKNMSSESSLTAYSFYHVNFKNGSNCMKRLKRLKRLKRLKCLKRLKCLKRLKCLKRLKCLKRLKYINRIYRTNGINNCEDVYREKCDSQDPTQYIETTMNAGSAISIHSTKYSLQNGETVLINNLCSEKKHFQMGNSYEEERTRLNQNDIFDDGANNSKFGNGEIFKKSKEILSKRHNQIHSESLNEIMYTNWNVHMNSNSSNVNDDERDTCGRCSRTPANTTSTTASNTGAATAYNNNNIISKSSSVRGGSSAVHSSISTGRSKNAPLLSISERYIYKERKISNSQNCNVKYENFFHFCNSSDRDKSKYEDNNAQSNSLSFIVDHIILNNKHKGKTNNSIYTNSNMCISSSEERDNLSNAQYVKSNRLTCLQNIHNCPKNKKRSIQKDDLDGGIYKLDDTYIKKRNGKKEFGSVGFEKTGNNSICYDMKEEEQRERNDNRLQCELMLSERDVEKGGEAEEENKIVDLLKEEDGENDGKIVKKEKNFGEVEKRNFEKMKELGGRSENMRIVDNNTNGNSNVNSSGNSSNNSNSSNSSNSSNSSNSSISRNSSSSSSSSSISRNSSSSGSSSSKIIRNSVGEEEGGTGVKCLVEFDESTDSWNVLWEYGNFSVVKSYSREVYGDSTRNRAISDLEMLHSMYEDIVKNDPYITNEEKYIRIQSYINKHFGKKYYFIKMEKEKTKNEKGFYSHGEEEYLGGRKHTSAAPVIQDGRVDEKVDERVDEKVDEKVDEKVDERVDEKVDEKVDEKVDEKVDEKVDEKVDEMKNGIDHFGVDYNNISDTINDIKFCGKKRKNCIIQNNPLNDFSNITGKSEQMKYTKRTRVRTNRTYSNKGSGNKWNEQYTDISPNSNVYSPYNLNSVTCATKRRSKRNPLLRESEMKLKMLQRQEKKKIVEKRREAKLKEMIERKEKKLKREEEKKKKLLLKEQKKKIREEKKRMKEQERLKKKEEKNKLKRLKQMGKTRQVQQLRHLSQLHEPNNPNQLNRLKPFTGKFTKYHSDFIKSDNLMSNREKKECYLDYANLLRETLCRENVRSFIKTSEEENSKKKEALTKRERVLQALNKNKGILVSGGIYLDVNYEDIEKGGQNWAHGPNRTYGSNFHLNRSGNWIVSWVIYGRMYRKKFSIREYGFKKAKELAERYKSERMNYIRSNFSSYNNYYCEIIKNRDDEKATGERKNMESSTIGGTRRCEGKHNRVNYPHNKQQAIMLKVEERENGKNKCSTYGSCGKCEDRNPHGYLSTSTSHSKLMNELKYSQQVIRTTPVDPMMYFYKDLLMHSRFDEYLKNKIIWIHKINSWAIEIIKRRQNNQYVKEKKYYSEQMYGYIIGKFIAIYEFLNAKHKILQNYFNVPNIPNMQYDNKKNAWKISRRVPNQLNKKNYYFHISIYGWINSRKLALILAIDLNQNRDMQFDHFYTKYYSSKCENDHSVRHDLNCYDFILHEDFRRQDALSNKCDEYVAHCEGASTTFDSSKQGITYLKKKYQISSCTTEGILSLNSGMDTVNEGVRCPEGREEKEMIDKVKKQEQHNHQQRQNSQQQQEQGNNEDDTSTSQSNADKTTVRGAWERTSEADKMREHREVKYSHDKCLSNSVRRSYSNDFSEIIEHAEVSNSYSNRTIRSLSNQDVRQHTSMKNKLICGMDKGRNPLKLSLWSKNVRKTSKVEDKQKGDNAEKINFPKIIKDSSFEAANNLHSDKEVIWSKIKREKSRICYSATHSTDAHKNKRGRKRKNEKDNNINCPDNEAIQYGSMRGKKKCIECDGNIYMSNLHNSSMNLKKLYEHVHNEKYIQLRQMYSCNDNDLLNFLSNEEDRKLFLKENINIETDDQHLLVTILEDYYYANLSRRIFKIKKKLVD
- the PmUG01_10026900 gene encoding apicortin, putative gives rise to the protein MMHGREEDEMRSIKKFFCNSEDYFLRDNLTKKGKKKSGMEQKNEENVNRNFGKHLNKDVCLLTETARRKNGKRRMQCYKDVFDRLTDTKFYTGTHKKRFDDSRNGGGTICYEELFMEDYTDDNNDHYVDDNNDHYMDDNNDHYMDDNNYHYMSHNNDHYNGKHLGERLMGVCRTRHDIYSYYVKRVRSCTVVTPGTLGIQKYGIQIARPKTICLYLNRDKYHNGLFFFIKPHVNNWKCFLFEITKVLSPIIGPIRKVYDQNFRLVKSVEDLIHGAKYLCTSGDPPASLDTLQNFLSKWILQI